TCTTCCTCCACCACCTGAAGATCGATTTCCTAATCCACGCATCGTTTTATCCTCCTTTTCAACTATTTCAAACCAAAATGAGAAGAAACATTTGCTTGAGTTGTAGGAGTCAACTTTCCATTTTTAAAATCATTGAGTACCGATTCTCCTGTCCCGCTATTATTAATATAGACTTTAATTCCTGCTTCATTCAGAACTTTTGATGCATTGGGGCCCATATTTCCTGTTAATACCGCTTTAACTCCTCGATCCACCATAAATTGAGCGGTTTGAATTCCAGCTCCACCCCCCGCCGAAACCTGTGGATTGGGAATGGCTTCCACCTCATTGGTTTCATTATCAACAATTAAAAAATATTGGCATCGGCCAAATCTGGGATCGAGGTCATCTTTAAGTGTCTTTCCTTGAGAAGTAATTACGATTTTCATTGTGTATCCAT
The nucleotide sequence above comes from Candidatus Atribacteria bacterium ADurb.Bin276. Encoded proteins:
- a CDS encoding Dinitrogenase iron-molybdenum cofactor; its protein translation is MKIVITSQGKTLKDDLDPRFGRCQYFLIVDNETNEVEAIPNPQVSAGGGAGIQTAQFMVDRGVKAVLTGNMGPNASKVLNEAGIKVYINNSGTGESVLNDFKNGKLTPTTQANVSSHFGLK